In Lactuca sativa cultivar Salinas chromosome 5, Lsat_Salinas_v11, whole genome shotgun sequence, the DNA window taggaatagataacaacaagttttcatatggattgtaaggataagtttttccgcaaagttttaaaataaaagaaaatttttttgattttatttattttaaaatatccttacaatggcttttgaggaaaaattgttgcttatatgattccattaagagcaagagtggaaatatgaaattgattctttcatttgtggtaatgtctagatttaccaaataaggaaatattctcatcacccaagtttcaattggaccggaacttggaatcatgcaagttgtatagcatgatgaatgagaactttcaagttttggaaaattaagactaattactcggccacatggatgtgtgagtcaagtaaaggactaagggatcgagtacacattcttgtgcactgattaagtccaccacaaaagattgataagactattcgtcatagtttactaaagctcagtaaatatgattatacttacaagcttaagtgtaactctgagacattggaaaaggttccaatgtatggcagggagaataagaagaatcaaattaggcagaaggataaaagtttctcatatatgaaaagatgggagagtactttagtatcagttttgtgatcatcttaatgattaagaaaccatatcaaaattagttctctaaggaaatcttagtgcattcttatgactaagaagaggaacttgaattgttgaaatggttaaatcaagaagatgagtcatacttcgttccaatacaagtcttagagtcatactccaagattgtcatttgagtgacatgtcttaaagaaggtttaaaacacttgtcaaatgtaagagtaaaagttttctactcttgtacatttgaaattggtaagttgtgatgttttggataaaacaaagaccaacttaggccaattgggtaaagtgtttttcttgattagaatccgcactatctcttggatgtttgacaagggagtcttatatgtcaagaggacagtgggagtcttaaaggtcttgaaagtctcaagaaataatcaagaataaaacctgaagttcttcactagcacacgacttgaggtttataacctatcgtgttgacatatctgtgcccattccagttaaagttggctttgcatatgagttcttagagttttcagtttgttgcataacaacttggaagcaatggcaggcccttgagctgccaggtggcaagaagttaagattgagttcaatccatatggttttggatttgtcattatctttgtcttgtgattatggtttgacaaattcatatgggtaggaactcatacaccatataaatctaagtgtcataaggtttctctccgattcatgaaaatgatggtgaggaaacgctttcactaagtagattttacgaagatatcaattgtgttatttgcattttcaaaagtcgttagtggagcgcgtgtggttaatcggcacactaacatggacttgtgagaaatggcaaatgcctaagcaattgagaccatgattacgatatcccttttcatggttcttgaaattgcttagacacacaggtgagctatctacggaaagggtgtatgaatctaaatttcagactgtccagctgatttctgagtacatgtcaaagctagtgggagcataagtgttatgctaataatcatcatgttagtgggagcatgataattatgataagtattgcaagttagcaatgttaattatagaaaacaaaagtttcaattgggaaaaagttgttttgctataattaagggagaggaaattatgcttcatctcaaatctataagcttagatcgtgaggttttaatcatttagtcaaggatatatatgaatttcatgttggaatggctcaacataaggaaattctgtatatgggtccactatttgcgttctaaaattcgattatgattacggcatcccttttcataatctgaattatcagaacttggcaaattgaaatggaaatattatagcaaaagactggtttagtctttatgtaagacatcatgaatcgtgtcccatatgcttcggatataggatcgattacatgtgctatattcatcggttctaaaattttccaaatgcctggggcattaagaagggaaaaggtttagaactggatatgactaaaaggattaaacaattgtcgaggacaatctaaggtttaccaaagattggttactcaaggacaattggaagtatagtgataattctggaaggaccatattgacataatctgtaaggaggcaactcttgttcaaaagtgatagtcaaaatggaatctggaaatgtttcaaagttagaattttcaatctgtgtaagattaaggaaacttaatgcaagaaggatatttccaaggagttgatcccctttggaatactctgtaatgattgttgccaagtctttgtgactttgtgcataatcgttacaagagtttttggattcaaaaaaaacggaatttttttttattttttttagttaattcaagctccaaaaataatatttaaaaaaagaatttttggatttttccatttactttgcatttttaaattatttttagatttggtctcacagtctcacaaaattagaatggtctcaaatgaacctcaacctatatatatatatatatatatatatatatatatatatatatatatatatatatatatattgagagcggctgagaactcatagtttcccgaTAACTTGAGAACTAAAAGTGAAACGTTGGATCAAAAGTAATTCGTTAAGCacatgatcgtcatcttaccaatctcatttaatgtttaattttttttgtgttatttaatatattaatataaatgtctaaaaattaaaaaaataactcaaaatttcggatttatttaaaaaaaacaattttcgatttttaaaaaaaaatgtatattttttaatttttttcaaaaaacatgaaaaaatatattttttaaaaaactgcatctttttttcaaaaaaaatttgcattttttctgaaaaaaaattgcatttttttaagaaaaactgcattttttcaaataaataaataaataaataattgcgctttttataaaaaaaaagtgcaatttttttcaaaactgtatttttttaacaaaaaaatcaacattttaggttcatatatgcatattttttcaaatgcatatttcttatactataatattcgtaagtaatTTTATTGATCaaaatctataaacataatacaagtattttattcgatataaaataaaatataaaaaactacaaagattcatagtgttatcatttcttcatatcaaaatttccataatttcttcaatttatcacttttcacctTTTCAATATTTTCAACAAATTCTTCAAAACCTAcaagaaaatttttaaaaaaattaattaatgcaAGAAAACTCAGAAAAATGCACAagtatatatcatgtaagattcacatgtgattatatcatgtaatattcaaatgtgattatataatgtgatattcacatgtgattgtatcttttaagattcaaatatgaaattcacaaaaaaaataaaaaaaattaacaaagaccactcacacaaaatgcatgtgaatcacatgtaattgatatgtgattcacttgtgatttgcatgtgaattacatgtgattaatatgtgaattacatgtaatttatatgtgaatcatatatgaattacatgtgatttacatgtatatgaattacatgtaaatcacatgtaattcatatatgattcactagtgatttacatgtgaatcacatgtaattcatatatgattcacttgtgatttacatgtgaatcatatgtgaattacatgtaattcatatgtaaatcacttgtgatttacatgtgaatcacatgtaattcatatgtgaattacatgtgatttacatatgaatcatgtgtgaatcacatgtaattcttatgtgatttacatgtgaatcacatgtaattcatgattacatgtgaattacatgtaattcatatgtgatttacatatgaatcacatgtaattcacatatgaattacatgtgatttacttaTAACTGTCAGACCATGATTCAGacaaattcaaaaattcaaaaaaaaatcgaACACGAACCATTATCAATTATAATTTTGAAATGTGAATGTTGTGTTATTTTGATCATTATCTAATCAAAACTACAGAAATGGTCTTGTGTAAAATTAAATTACATTAATGGTCCCTGTGTAAGACAAAGTTCGTTGCTATATCTTTTTGTATAATATAAAATACGAGAAACTAATTtagatttattttttatattttggaaGCAATTGAAGGAAATATTGACAAAACAGGCGAAACTAGGAAAATGAGACCTTTTTAAGACCATTTTCAATCCATAATACCATTTTTTTGCACCAAAAagtatattcttttttttttaacttatatagATTTTCAAAAAAAACCCCTTACATTTGTTAGTTTTTTTGCAAATTCCTCTTGCAACTTTTTTGTTGCATTaactttataaattatattaagaCACAATTATTACCAAATAAATAAAGTAATGtaaatttataacataatatTACAAGTAATAATGGGAAAAAACTAGTTAGATAAAGTGTTGAATAGATAAATGATCTTTGTATGTAGCAAGTGttagtaaatgaccattttacccttgtgtGTAGGACTAGGAATGATGTTGAGAATATATTATTGCTAACCTGATGGATTCATGTTTGTCAATCGCCTCAATCTTTCCTCAGCCAAACGAACTGCACGAGTGGAGCTTTTAACACCTTGGGTTATCTCCTGCCTGCAGAAATATCGAACTTGACTatggtgtttgtttttttttttttttcagattaatTCTTGTCTGAATAACTGAATACAGTGTTATGTGGATAAATTATGTTTAAAAAGTCTCTGAGAAATGAGGGCACCCTTGGGGCAAGTTTGTAAAAAGATAGGACTTGAGGGGGAAAAGTTCAGTTTCTTGACTTTCTCTATTAATTCATTCTTTATGTAGTAAGTAAAAAAAAGaaacactcatatatatatatatatatatatatatatatatatatatatatatatatatatagcttactGGATTAAGTTAAGTCCTGACTTTTTACAAATATGCTCTCGTTTACTTTTTCCTTCCACTTAATATTTTATCCAAAGAGCAGTGTATCCAGACATAACTTAATGGGAAAAAAGAATGCTAACCCTAAATCACTGAGCTCCATTGTTAAGTCAATGATTTCCATTCCTGATAAACGAACAACAACCATTGTTAAGTCATTGATTTCCATTCCTGATAAACGAACAACAACCATTGTGTCAGGAAGCTCTTCCCTAGTTACATCAAATAGTTTTTCAAGAGACTCTGTTGCCCTTTTAAAAGCCTGAGTTCAATTAACCGAATGGGAGAGTCAAAAACAGAAGTAAATGGTCAACATATTTAACTTAAAGTTTCGTTTGCTTTTGCTGCCCATAGTAAATTAAGATAGGACATAGACTCGTTCTTGATCTCTTGATTGTGCAAAAGACATTAATGCCTTCCtcatatatatcattagaaaagcCTATAGAAAACGTGTTTCTTGTGTAAAAAACGCATGCTGAGGTATTTTGTGTCACGTTTATCAGCCACGTGTTAGTGCAAATGAGACAATGTAAGGAAAAGCCAAGATCATCACACCCTGGTACTGGACCTATGTTTGCATTGTAACCAAAGGGTAAAACTGGAAAACTATATTAGTATATGCTAGTTGTAAATGATTATAAACAGCAAGGTAAAAAGTTCAAGATTCTAAGAAGTAACCAGAAGTGTAGGAATTGCAGAGCAGAAAAGCCAAGTAGCTGAGATTGCTGTCTGTAGAATAGGagttataaataattaatgatCAAGTCCTAGCATCATATCAGTTGAAATTTGTAAGAGATAAGAGGAAATTTTCTCCAATCTATGAATCCTAACCAAAAAGTTGTTATCCTAGAGCTTTAATTCGTTGAAATCGGTTCAACTTgctcaccaattaattgttatgGGAGAGAAAGTCAGAATTACCGACTTCGATGTCAGTGGTGGAGATGACGACGACCGAGTTTCAGAGTGGGAGGCTGGGTTGCCGAACGTCAACGACTTGCCGTCGTGATCACAGTTGCTTATATCGGCGGAGATGGCATCGATGTAAGAGAGGGGGGGGGGAGATTCCATTAACAATTATGGATCTGGTGAATCAAATGTGTGAGATCGATAGTTGTTCTCACCGACTTCGATTTTCATCAGGTCAACACAAATGGATTGTAGCGCTTCTGTCGTAGTATCACTGCATTCACCACCAATAGTTGTCTTTAGTGTAAAAAACACGATTAGGCTGGACCATCGCAACAATGACATTGATTAGCATGTAATTCAGGACTCATTGCAGATTATGTAGATCTATGGGGATCATTTTGATCTCTTTCTTGGAAACAACCAAATGTGATTCAAAGAAGAAGAATGAACCAGGTAGAACCTCTGAAACACGAATGATTAATTCATGAACAGATTTGAAACCCTAAACGGTGTGGATTGGCAGTTGACATTGGAAGAGGTGACCGATGAAGGGAGGACGGAAGTGATCGATGGAGGAGGGAGGAGAGAGGTGGTGTTAGAAGGCATGGCAAAATGTGAAGTGGAGAGATCGCCAAAGATTTCAGTTGCGACATTGATTTTTAAGATAGAGAATTTAGGGAATGAATTATTTAGATGCAAATAACACCCCTGAGTTAAAAAAAAGTTAGATACccctatcttttttttttttttcagttattTACAAAACTGCCATAAAAAATCACTGCCCTCCATTTTTTTGATCTAATGGTCTAAATTtagttcttgggttctcgggaAAATGTAAGTTGTCAAATGATCAttcccctccctctctctctctctctctctttctatatatatatatataggggtggcaATTGATGAcatgacacgacaaaaatacacgaaacgAAACGAAATTGAGATGAAATtgaaattcgaattcgtgttcgtgtcgtgttcgtgacaggtgtaaaaaacacgatgtcgtgtcgtgtcgtgttcgtgttcaaaatttgacaaaaaattgacacgatttaacatTTTTTGTCATGTTTTTGTGTTTGTCGTGTtatgtatgaataaatattaattaaatacattAATTTTTATTTCATATTATCTTTGTCATGTcatgtcgtgtttgtcgtttttaatCGGTTcattttcgtgttagttaaaaaaaacacgacacgatgacCCGTTTTtccactcatatatatatatatatatatatatatatatatatatatatatatatatatatatatatatatcagacaaaaacacgacacgatgacCTGTTTTgccacccatatatatatatatatatatatatatatatatatagagagagagagagagagagagagagagacagagatgatcatttgagaactcaaagtTTCACGTGAACCAGAGAACCGATTGTGAGCCGTtagatcaaaataataaaaagcTAGGATGCTCGGTGGTGTTTTTGTAAATAATTTGAAAAAAAGGCACGGGGGCATCATAATTATTATGAATCAGGGGCATTTTAGTAAATAAATAATTcagacctctctctctctctcacatctCGACTCCTGTTGACTCATCGCCTCCTCCTCGTCGGAGATGACGTCTTCATTGGTGAGGTGGTCGAAGACGGAGACCAGTTGTTTGAACACGGAGAAGCATCACTTCAAAATTAACCTCCGCCGCGCAAAGAATCACCAAAAGCTTGATCTGTTAGCTTGTCCACGACATCACTCGATTCTCCGACATGAATGCATCGGAATTCGGAAAGCATATCGGATTGAGATCTGGATCTTATCTCGGGTTCCCTGCCGACGTtagcgaggctccgatccttccGACGAACGTTTTCCCATATGATTTCAACTGGAGAGTAAATGGTGCAGTCACCAATGATTTTAAGAATCAGGTACTCCGATTTAAACAACCAGTATCCTTCATCTGGAAATCtagtaatatttatttttattaatgttaTAAATTGCCATGATTATccaattttttggatttttgtccTACATACAGTACAAGGAATGTCCTCTTGACCTGAAAGAGGCGATTTGAAGTCTCTGTTTTGTTGTTCCAAGATGTGGAGATTTTATTGAGTTGATCCAACTACAAATGACTTTTTTTGGTAAGTATGTTTGATCTTTTTGTTTTTTCCCTTTATTTAAGCCTTATATTGAGGATGTTTTGATGAATTACAAGTTTGAAAGTTATAATATAATTATTTGAATGCCAAAAACAGTTGATAGGTCAGATTTCTTGATTTGCTATCAAGAAATCTTAGTAATATACTTGTTAATCTTACTGAATATTGTACATACATACAGGGAATGTCCTATTGACCTGAAATAGGTGATTTCTATCAAGAAATCTTAGTAATATACTTGTTAATTTGATTATTACCAGATGTTCATTTCACTTTTTTTTATCGACATATTCATCGGCTATTAGTCTAATAATTTATTGATTGTTGCACTTCAGGTGCAGAAGTTTGTTGCCATGTCTGAAAATATGGTAACACAAGAATAAGTAACAATAATAGGCTTAAAAAGGAATGAAGTGTAGTTGACTTGGTTTTTTTGAATGATAGGATCCTGGAAATCCAGTGATGATTGTGTGTAATGAAAAGCTGAAGGAATTATTTGGATGTGAGAGCATTTCAGCAATGGGAATACCAGAGTTGTTGGTTAGACACCATTTATTCGAGCAATAGTCTTGTCTTCTCAACTTACATGGACTGGTGTGTCACTTTATTcagtaaaaaaaagaaaaagctgATTTTGGAGGATGAATATGAAATGTAGTAGTTATTGTGctcatgtttgtttgtttgtttgtttgtttacaGATATCATGCAAACAGGAATTGAGGAATTGAGCGTCTGACATATGATGTGAAGAAACAAAGTAGTAGTAGTAAAAGTTTTTTAAGTTTGTTTTTACGGTTGTGTGGGTGTTGTTGACATGGTAATGGTAGTGTCTagaatcactacaagaaaaagtcgAAATAACTACGGAAAAATTCCGTAGCTAAAACAAGATATTTCGTAGTTAAAATCGATTAGCGACGGAATTTACTGCGGATCCATTTGTAGGAAAATTATTCGTTAGTAGAGGTTCGTTACGGAATTTGTAGTGCCTTCGCAATGGAATTTACAACGGACTTATTTCGTAGAAAACTTGCTATTGACTATATTCGTAGCAACATCATAGAAAATTAACTACAATTTATTTCCGTAGCAAGTCCGTAGTGAATTAACTACGCCCCGATCCGTAGTAAATATGTCGCAAATTAACTACGTACAAACTAAATTCGTAGCTAGTTTCTGTAGCAAATTCACTATGGGTAATGGCGTAGCTAGTACTCTGTAGTAAATTTACTATGACCTAATTCTGTTACAAATTAACTACAAGTTAGCCCCGTAGCTAATTTTCGTAGCCAATCAACTATGGGTAATATTGTAGCAAACATTCCATAGTGAATTTACTACAATGTATCAAATATGTTGTAGTAAATTTACCACAACCTACTTTTGTTGCAGAAAAAATATGACGGAATACGTTTTATAGCAACATCCATAACAATTCAGCTACAAAAATGTGACAAAATTAATTCAAATAAATACAAAAATGACTCGACTTTTTCCAAAACAAATTAATAACAAAATCAACATTATGAAATTGCATTAAATAGTAAAAGAAATTACATAAACTCTTAATAAAAATATAGTTTATCATCAAATAAAATTTCACTTTGTCCAAAACACCAATCAAACTAATCTAATAGTCAAACTCAACTAGAAATCCTAAACATGCAATCAATAAAAAATATATCAGTAATTATTTGTGTTTCTCATATCATTGACCATTTTTTTCAGATCACCCAACTCCATCCTTTGTTTATGTATGGTTTCCTCTAGTTTTTGAATCTTTGAATAGAGATGTTGATTTTCCGAACTAGTATCTAGTGAGATGCATATTTGAGAAGAGTTTTCAAGAGAAATGGACTTGCCATATGATCCAAACCCATAAACTCTTTTCTTGCAATCATGTCCTCCAACAACAACTTGCTTTCAAGAACTTCCTCTCCTAGCAGTGCCAAATCCACACATCAAGACACAAACAAATCCTACAATGTTATAGTTGCATTAGCATATAGTTTATACAATattcttttaagttcctattataaaataaattaaaaataaacttaCATGAACTTTAGCTTTTTCAACTTGAAACGTCTTTTTGTCATGatctgtaacaacccaaaaaaaaatattaaatatataatattaaatccTCATAAAATAAAACCAATCGTTACCCTTTGAAAACTACAATTCAGGTTATCAAAAACTTCCAACCATAcctataaaatattatttgaaaGAAAACATTAGCGGAAGCAAAAACATCCCAACTTTAAATAGataacattttcatttttttgtaaaagttTTCGAGAGAATGTCGCCTGCAGTCACACTGGTCTCCTTTTTATTAAAACTTGACGATCCTGAAAAATATGAAATAACAATGGGTAAGCATAACGCCTAGTGAGCATACACATTACTCTACCATTATATAAGTTACTTACTTACACATAACACACATAGAAtatttcacataaatcataacataaacataaacattccTAACACATACTGTTGGTACCAAccataaccttgttcccccttCCGGGAACTACCCACCCTTACCCCCTAATTAGGGAATAAGAGATAAGAGTGCAGTTTGCCTCACTAGAGGACAAACTACATTCTACCTTACCTTGTTCACTCTACCGGATTAGGGTATCCGTGAACAAAATATCTAACAAGTAATGCGTACATAATAGGAGAGTTAGTGTAAACTCACCTCTCTTGGTAACTTGAAATACTCTATTTGCAATAGCCAAGTGAACTTCCTTCTTTTTGAAAACCTACACAACAATTATAACACTCATTTAACTTGTGCTTCATAACTATACATTAAAATACTTTCCTTTGCATTACTTTAACTTTTCTTTGATTTTAGTGTTCTATTCGGGACCTGATTTATTAAGTTTAAATCCATAGTTAGGTTCTAATAAAATTGTATTCATATAGTTCCCTCTTTTATATTTCCGGGAATATAAGGATCTCGTTCTAACgatttttggttgattttatattaattttacaaCTTAGCCATCTTGAGCTATTACTTTCTGGAGTCACATGCAAATGTGGTAACTTTTACTCTAGGAGGTTTAAGATTTAAATCATAGTAAAAATTCATGGTATACAATACATCATTATCTATCCATAAAATCTAACTTTTCATGCATTGGGGTTTTGTAGAATTAAATATGCACATGACAATTTAATGTAGCATTTCAACATATTTCTGGGCCACTCTTCACTCTTTGAATAAACTGTACAAAACCACTCAGAATTAAATCAAGCCCTTGATATGGAGACAACTAGATGTTCGTATCTAACTACTGATTTTGGAATTTTAGCATTTGGAGTCTGaggaatttattatgatttttagaagacaGCACACGAAATCTGTGACAACATAGACCCTTCTGAGAAActttaccattttacccctgaagGGTTTGGAATTTCGAAAAGTGATTCAAAGCTTGAACAAACTAGAGACACTTTGCTTTACAGAAAAGTAAGTCTCATGATTTATAGGTGTTTGGATTTCTTTGAACGGATTTTAGTAGTTGAAGGGCAGAATTGGAAAAACATGTCATTTCGGCTTTTCAACCACTTTTGATGGTTTATGAAGGACTTATCCGATTAagctttcacttgacacttttaaCATGATTTTTAGTTACTTATTAGACCATTTAAAATGTATAATACATTTCAACTCAAAGGTCATGGTACATGGCTTAATGAGAATTCAAAGATATGAACTTCACATAAACATCATCCTTTACTTTTGTTAGGTTTAAGTTAGTAACTTAACCCATAAGGCTCCTTATGACACCAATGGCTGGAAATTAACTTCATAACATTGGCTACAAGGTATTTGCTCAAGAATGACAATTTAAACTTCAAACCACACCCAAAGTATGTTGTCAAAAGTGAAAATCCATTATATATTGATGTGAAGATAATTTATGGATTTAGGATTTTTAGCTTGCATTACACAACACCTAGACAATATCAAGGACTCAAAATAGATGTCAGAAATCATCCGTACCCATTTCCATGATGGCAGTGACGGCCGGCGACAATAGCCACCATCTCCACGGTGGTGGTGGTTCTAGAGTGAAATCGAAGCAAATAAAGAGGAAGAAAAGGATCTGAACTTACATACCTTCTCCTTCACCAACGAGCATTGAAATAACCCTTCATCTCGATCTTATCCTCCCTCTTGTCGATTCCTTTTTGCTGATTCCTACATCCCGCTCTTTTCCCTCGGCTGTGGAGCACAACGAACAAAGAGGAGGTAACCAATGGAAGAGCCAAAGCTTGGGTCGATTAGGGTTCATGTGGGGCTAAATATCGATCGAGATAGAGGGTTTCGGTCACCAGAAACGAGACCAAAAGGAATCCCGTTAAATGCAAGGGATTTATGTGATTTTTCATTTTAACCCCCTGATCATTCCCATAATGACATTTCCTACCCTCTAAACAAAATCCTTGATAACAATAGTTCTggttttttacacttttaacccctaatCCCTTAATACTTTTCATTATTGATTCTTAAATGCTATTACTCACAATGGttttatatttttcttaaattatccatttatttaattaataagtttacattattattattaccatcattttattttatttcattttattattttattttctttatttattatttaagcATTTATCATAAGTCTTCTATTTGAGTATTCACTGGTATGATATCGGGTGTCAAACTGGCCGGAACACTGCCTATTGGGAACACTACCTATTGGGAGTCTTCTTAAATGGACTCAAAGAGGAATTAAAAGCTGATGTACAAATTCACAAACCCCATACTGTTTATAACGCCATGAGCCTCACTTTTGAATTCGAGTCCAAGGTTACCCACACCTGACCCGGGAAGTCAATAACTTGGATTGCAAACTCAAAACCTTTATTAACTGACCCGAAAATTGTTAATACAACTGTTACACCAACCTTTAATTACTCTAAACCACCTGTTTGTATATCAGAGGATGAGAGACAAGCCCGTTACCTTAAAGGGAAATGTTTCAGATGTGGGGAAAAGTACGGAACGGGACACCGATGCAAAACTGGCACCCTCAAAGTGCTTGAGACCAACGATAGTTTGCATGAATTTATGCAATTTTTACCCTTTTATTATGTAAAAGcttttaattttgtaatttttttgtcGAGTATACCCTTTTGTGGTTTTTAGGTTCATAAAAACGGATGTTtgcgaaaataaataaataaaatcaattttaCCCTTTGGTTTATTAAAGTCTTTACATTTGACAGAAATGATTTAAGTTTGGCAAAAAAATTCCGGATAAATTTGCAAAAATGgttgaattggaaaaaaaaattcaaatttaaggCAT includes these proteins:
- the LOC111877977 gene encoding uncharacterized protein LOC111877977, which translates into the protein MESPPPLSYIDAISADISNCDHDGKSLTFGNPASHSETRSSSSPPLTSKSTAISATWLFCSAIPTLLAFKRATESLEKLFDVTREELPDTMVVVRLSGMEINDLTMVLSDLGQEITQGVKSSTRAVRLAEERLRRLTNMNPSG